In Desulfobacteraceae bacterium, a genomic segment contains:
- a CDS encoding universal stress protein translates to MTNPGVKKLLVAIDGSDQALDAVRYIKNMLAPEVVQVVLYHALRQIDQAFWDMGINPMGRTRMADIAAWEREQRRVVEESMAHGRKILEEAGFDGKTIRVEMHPAKVDIARDILFEAQSGYSAVVMGRWGVSRLKDIVVGSTALKLIQKSQEVPVWMVGGKPKPGKLLLAYDGSEGADKAVAHVAQMAVGGSFDITLMTVLKGFGGPQGVHEAIFGGGGEKGLMAEVDRELRAKLDSAKNVMVTAGVPVGRIQTELQTGAASRSGAIYETAKRGGFGTIVVGRRGLSRIQEFYMGRVGNKVMQMAREMAIWVVS, encoded by the coding sequence ATGACAAATCCAGGTGTCAAGAAGTTGCTGGTGGCCATCGACGGCTCGGATCAGGCGCTGGACGCGGTGCGCTACATCAAGAACATGCTGGCGCCCGAGGTGGTCCAGGTGGTGCTTTACCACGCCCTGCGGCAGATCGACCAGGCCTTTTGGGACATGGGCATCAACCCCATGGGGCGGACCCGGATGGCCGATATCGCCGCCTGGGAGCGCGAGCAGCGCAGGGTGGTCGAGGAGAGCATGGCCCACGGACGCAAGATTCTGGAGGAGGCCGGCTTCGACGGTAAGACGATCCGTGTTGAAATGCATCCGGCCAAGGTCGACATCGCGCGCGACATCCTCTTCGAAGCTCAGTCGGGCTACAGCGCGGTGGTCATGGGGCGCTGGGGGGTGAGCCGCCTCAAGGACATCGTGGTGGGCAGCACGGCCCTCAAGCTGATCCAGAAGAGCCAGGAGGTGCCGGTCTGGATGGTGGGCGGCAAGCCCAAACCCGGCAAGCTGCTGCTGGCCTATGACGGCTCCGAGGGGGCCGATAAGGCCGTTGCGCATGTGGCGCAGATGGCCGTGGGGGGGAGCTTCGACATCACCCTGATGACCGTTCTCAAGGGTTTTGGTGGGCCCCAGGGGGTCCACGAAGCCATCTTTGGCGGTGGGGGCGAAAAGGGGCTGATGGCCGAGGTCGATCGGGAGCTGCGCGCCAAGCTGGACAGTGCCAAAAACGTCATGGTTACGGCCGGTGTTCCCGTCGGGCGCATCCAGACCGAACTGCAAACCGGTGCCGCCAGCCGCTCGGGGGCGATCTACGAGACGGCCAAGCGCGGCGGTTTCGGCACCATCGTGGTGGGCCGCCGGGGGCTCTCCCGCATTCAGGAATTCT